The Bernardetia litoralis DSM 6794 genome includes a window with the following:
- a CDS encoding helix-turn-helix transcriptional regulator, which translates to MAATKLAFFRYLLIDQMLRSKFKPFPTKDELLEACRERFGVSSASTIEKDLAAMRDEFDAPIQYSKKMRGYSYSDTKYKFLSVNLSDDEQLAMAFVESLLGEFRELPIFNEFSGAVDKVLDGMEIAKSSEVQKNVQRIIQVEQSIYKGKGTHQLKDLIYHISEQNVIKIFYQKHNEPHTKPYSIHPYLLKEYRNMWYLIGWVRKYNEVRTFGLDRIMEIEPSEETLFMTPEQAHFNPEEFYHYCIGVSALNQKPEDVILSFDPFQGKYIKSQPIHHTQEVLVEDDNEYRIRLHLIVNYEFKMLILGYGSSVRVISPSPLEKQIRAELENTLQQY; encoded by the coding sequence ATGGCAGCTACAAAACTCGCTTTTTTTCGCTATTTGCTTATTGACCAAATGTTACGCAGCAAATTCAAACCTTTTCCTACTAAAGATGAATTATTGGAAGCGTGCAGAGAGCGTTTTGGAGTTTCGTCGGCTTCTACTATCGAAAAAGATTTGGCTGCTATGCGTGATGAATTTGATGCGCCAATTCAGTACAGCAAAAAAATGAGAGGTTATTCCTATTCTGATACAAAATATAAATTTTTATCAGTTAATCTTTCCGATGATGAGCAGCTTGCAATGGCTTTTGTAGAATCTCTTTTGGGAGAATTTAGGGAATTACCCATCTTTAATGAGTTTTCAGGGGCAGTAGATAAAGTTTTGGACGGAATGGAAATTGCCAAAAGCTCCGAAGTACAAAAAAATGTACAACGAATTATTCAAGTCGAACAATCAATTTATAAAGGCAAAGGAACGCACCAACTCAAAGATTTGATTTATCATATTTCGGAGCAAAATGTCATTAAAATATTCTATCAAAAACACAACGAACCACATACAAAACCATATAGTATTCATCCTTATTTACTCAAAGAATACCGAAATATGTGGTATTTGATTGGTTGGGTAAGAAAATATAATGAAGTCAGGACTTTTGGGTTGGATAGAATAATGGAAATAGAACCCTCTGAAGAAACACTTTTTATGACTCCAGAACAAGCACATTTCAATCCAGAAGAATTTTATCATTATTGTATTGGTGTTTCAGCTCTCAACCAAAAACCAGAAGATGTAATTTTGAGTTTTGACCCTTTTCAAGGAAAATATATCAAATCTCAACCGATTCATCACACTCAAGAAGTTTTGGTAGAAGATGATAATGAATACAGAATTCGCTTGCATTTAATTGTAAATTATGAATTCAAAATGTTAATTTTAGGCTATGGTTCATCGGTTCGTGTGATTAGTCCTTCGCCTCTTGAAAAACAAATTCGTGCAGAACTTGAAAATACATTGCAACAGTATTAA
- a CDS encoding DNA polymerase beta superfamily protein encodes MINLKILKQKNLILLEALAGSKAYGTDLPTSDTDIKGIFILPKEKFYGLEYVPQVSDKKNDIVFYEIKRFVELLAKNNPSAIEIFHTAKEDIFYKNPILDLIKSEDILSKMCKDTFAGYALTQIKKAKGLKKKIFNPMPKERKTVLDFCYILNNEEIKNGSILLKKWLESNKCKQENCGLSAVNHIKNTYLLFYQNDKNQENSTFYYKGILKNNESNEVNLSSIPKGEKSIAYLYFNKEGYAAHCKEYKQYWEWVEKRNDTRYENTLEHSKNYDAKNMMHTFRLLDMAIEILEKKEVIVKRPNREELLKIRSGFFTYKELIKKADQKIELLEKAYQDSTLPEFPNVEKLEKALIEIRSKTNL; translated from the coding sequence ATGATAAACCTAAAAATCCTAAAACAAAAAAATCTAATCTTATTAGAAGCACTTGCAGGAAGCAAAGCCTATGGGACAGATTTACCAACTTCGGATACAGATATAAAAGGAATTTTTATTCTACCAAAAGAAAAATTTTATGGTTTGGAGTATGTTCCACAAGTGAGTGATAAAAAAAATGACATTGTTTTTTATGAAATAAAACGTTTTGTAGAACTTTTAGCTAAAAATAATCCGTCTGCGATTGAAATTTTTCATACTGCAAAAGAAGATATTTTTTACAAAAACCCAATTCTTGATTTGATAAAGTCAGAAGATATTTTATCCAAAATGTGTAAAGATACTTTCGCAGGTTATGCGCTCACACAAATCAAAAAAGCAAAAGGATTAAAGAAAAAAATTTTTAATCCAATGCCAAAAGAACGAAAAACGGTTTTAGATTTTTGTTATATTTTGAATAATGAAGAAATTAAAAATGGCAGTATTTTATTAAAAAAATGGCTTGAATCGAATAAGTGTAAACAAGAAAACTGTGGACTTTCAGCAGTAAATCATATCAAAAATACGTATTTACTTTTTTATCAAAATGATAAAAATCAAGAAAATTCTACTTTTTATTATAAAGGAATTTTGAAAAATAATGAATCAAATGAAGTCAATTTGAGCAGCATTCCGAAAGGAGAAAAATCAATCGCTTATTTATATTTCAATAAAGAAGGTTATGCAGCACATTGCAAGGAATACAAACAATATTGGGAATGGGTAGAAAAGCGAAATGATACTCGCTATGAAAACACCCTTGAACACAGTAAAAACTATGATGCCAAAAATATGATGCACACTTTTAGACTTTTGGATATGGCGATTGAGATTTTGGAGAAAAAAGAAGTCATTGTAAAACGTCCAAATAGAGAAGAATTATTAAAAATTAGAAGTGGATTTTTTACTTACAAAGAATTAATAAAAAAGGCAGACCAAAAAATTGAACTTTTAGAAAAAGCCTATCAAGATTCTACTTTGCCAGAATTTCCAAATGTAGAAAAATTAGAAAAGGCATTGATTGAAATTAGAAGTAAGACAAATTTATAA
- a CDS encoding C1 family peptidase, which produces MKVLFYKYSSKYTFLVVFLISLFTSFLLFAQQKPNSANRGRGLLLDAEEQASKQIPLKSQQTEESYRGLPSAVSLKQYCPTPGDQGSYGTCVGWTTAYAARTILEARQLDLRSQIEIDKLIFSPGFIYKLVKEEEDQNCTYGAIMTDALKKMQVHGVAKRSSFPEQCVDYVPERTYKEAEDYKLKDYVRLWNVGFTQEERILALKKSLTEGNPVVVGMEAPSSIYNAKEFWRPTELPNQGWGGHAICVIGFDDKKGEKGSFEIMNSWGTGWANGGFTWIEYDDFTNFVRFAYELVPFYKPKKERPLLAGSLRFELANGNKIDLKKNGIATYKTPQPFSGGTNFRLYLSNFEPAYVYAFATDKTKNVQVVFPHKSYISPYLPYHNGEIAFPDEKHYLTMDNVAGTDKFCVIYSRYPLDINQIYQQLGQRKGTLKEGLEQVLGNKLVNTNEVAYSQNEVKFSTSSLKGTVAFFVVELEHK; this is translated from the coding sequence ATGAAAGTTTTATTTTATAAATATAGTTCAAAATACACTTTTTTAGTTGTGTTTTTGATTTCTCTTTTTACTTCTTTTTTACTTTTTGCTCAACAAAAACCAAACTCTGCTAACCGTGGAAGAGGATTATTATTAGATGCCGAAGAACAAGCAAGTAAACAAATTCCATTGAAATCTCAGCAAACAGAAGAAAGTTATAGAGGTTTGCCTTCGGCTGTTTCGCTCAAACAATACTGCCCAACTCCGGGAGATCAAGGAAGTTATGGAACATGTGTTGGTTGGACAACAGCCTACGCAGCAAGAACAATTTTAGAAGCTCGTCAGTTAGATTTGCGCTCACAAATAGAGATTGACAAACTCATTTTTTCACCTGGTTTTATTTATAAATTAGTGAAGGAAGAAGAAGACCAAAATTGTACGTATGGTGCAATTATGACCGATGCACTCAAAAAAATGCAAGTTCATGGTGTAGCAAAACGCAGTAGTTTTCCTGAGCAATGTGTTGATTATGTGCCTGAAAGAACATACAAAGAAGCTGAAGATTATAAATTGAAAGATTATGTACGACTTTGGAATGTCGGTTTTACACAAGAAGAGCGTATTTTGGCACTCAAAAAAAGTCTTACAGAAGGGAATCCTGTTGTGGTTGGAATGGAAGCTCCTTCTTCAATTTATAATGCAAAAGAATTTTGGCGACCTACTGAATTACCAAATCAAGGCTGGGGAGGACACGCAATTTGTGTCATTGGTTTTGATGATAAAAAAGGCGAAAAAGGTTCTTTTGAAATAATGAATAGTTGGGGAACAGGCTGGGCAAATGGTGGCTTTACATGGATAGAATATGATGATTTTACTAATTTTGTGCGTTTTGCTTATGAGCTTGTGCCTTTTTACAAACCTAAAAAAGAACGTCCTTTATTAGCTGGAAGTCTGCGTTTTGAGCTTGCTAATGGAAATAAAATTGACTTAAAAAAGAACGGAATAGCAACCTATAAAACACCTCAACCATTTAGTGGAGGTACAAATTTTCGTCTTTATCTCTCCAATTTTGAGCCTGCTTATGTATATGCGTTTGCAACTGACAAAACCAAAAATGTACAAGTTGTTTTTCCTCATAAATCCTATATTAGTCCTTATTTGCCCTATCATAATGGAGAAATTGCTTTTCCAGATGAAAAACATTATTTGACAATGGATAATGTAGCAGGAACTGATAAATTTTGTGTAATTTATTCTCGTTATCCTTTAGACATAAATCAAATTTATCAGCAATTAGGACAGCGAAAAGGAACTCTAAAAGAAGGTTTAGAACAGGTTTTGGGTAATAAATTAGTCAATACAAATGAAGTTGCTTATTCTCAAAATGAAGTCAAGTTTTCTACCAGTTCATTGAAGGGAACAGTTGCTTTTTTTGTGGTGGAATTGGAGCATAAATAA
- a CDS encoding LolA family protein, which translates to MRKFFIIFIALFFATFATNSLYAQDAQARTLLDAMSNKYKKYNSFRATFTSTLASTSENINESLTGTITVKGNKYHLKTQGQEIFNDHKTVWTFLDDANEVTITSYDEADGLNPTDIFDIYKKGYKYVVVEDVKIGGRLHKVIDLVPEDKNLQFFKVRLTIDKANYSLASWNIFEKNGRVHSYKIADFQANVSVTDSDFQFNKAKHPNVEEVDLR; encoded by the coding sequence ATGAGAAAGTTTTTTATAATTTTCATTGCTTTATTTTTTGCAACATTTGCAACAAATTCTCTTTATGCTCAAGATGCACAAGCTCGCACACTTTTGGATGCAATGAGCAATAAGTACAAAAAATATAATTCATTCAGAGCTACTTTTACCTCTACTTTGGCAAGTACTTCTGAAAATATAAACGAATCTCTTACAGGAACAATTACTGTAAAAGGGAATAAATACCACCTCAAAACACAAGGTCAAGAGATTTTTAATGACCATAAAACAGTTTGGACGTTTTTAGATGATGCCAATGAAGTAACCATTACAAGCTATGATGAAGCTGATGGACTTAATCCAACTGATATTTTTGATATTTATAAAAAAGGCTACAAGTACGTAGTTGTAGAAGACGTAAAAATTGGAGGAAGATTACACAAAGTAATTGACTTAGTTCCAGAAGATAAAAACTTGCAATTTTTTAAAGTTCGTTTGACGATTGATAAAGCAAATTATAGCCTTGCAAGTTGGAATATTTTTGAAAAAAATGGACGTGTACATTCTTATAAAATTGCAGACTTTCAAGCTAATGTTTCGGTAACTGATTCAGATTTTCAGTTTAATAAAGCCAAACATCCAAATGTAGAAGAAGTAGATTTGAGATAA
- the scpB gene encoding SMC-Scp complex subunit ScpB: protein MQYLLNHIESLIFCSPSPISVKEIQKVLEELFGTEVPKKDIEDAIEVLQKRYEQADFSIEIKAIAGGFQFLTKPEFQSSISLLLTQRAKRKLSKSAIETLALIAYKQPITKAKLEAIRGVSCDYAVQKLLEKELLVIKGKDKTAGRPILYGTSDKFMHYFGINSLDDLPMPEDLSAEDVETAQKQAKLQSQAEGEEGDEFSLFKFQRGAKAIQDKKNQENEKND from the coding sequence GTGCAATATTTACTCAATCACATAGAATCGCTTATCTTTTGCTCTCCCTCTCCAATTTCTGTCAAAGAAATTCAGAAAGTTTTGGAAGAGCTTTTTGGTACAGAAGTTCCTAAAAAAGATATAGAAGATGCCATTGAAGTATTACAAAAACGCTATGAACAAGCTGATTTTTCAATTGAAATAAAAGCCATTGCAGGAGGGTTTCAATTTCTTACCAAACCTGAATTTCAGAGTAGCATAAGTTTGTTATTGACACAACGAGCCAAACGAAAACTTTCTAAATCTGCTATCGAAACACTTGCTCTTATTGCTTACAAACAACCAATTACAAAGGCAAAATTAGAAGCTATAAGAGGTGTAAGCTGTGACTATGCTGTTCAAAAATTACTAGAAAAAGAGCTTTTGGTAATCAAAGGAAAGGACAAAACTGCTGGTCGTCCTATTTTATATGGAACATCTGATAAATTTATGCACTATTTCGGGATTAATTCCTTAGATGATTTGCCAATGCCTGAAGATTTATCAGCTGAAGATGTAGAAACAGCACAAAAACAAGCCAAATTACAATCGCAAGCAGAAGGAGAAGAAGGAGATGAATTTTCACTTTTCAAATTCCAACGAGGAGCAAAGGCTATTCAAGACAAAAAAAATCAAGAAAATGAAAAAAATGATTAA
- a CDS encoding pseudouridine synthase, with protein sequence MKNNDKNFNKDKSQNSKTPFKPKLKSTEKGNLKSNRFAKAKSKPNPHFEKKTQDDKVTLENKTSATKRGNSRTKTENPKKEFNREKKSEEKFERRGSKTVFKKLDKKFERPVRVPAKDTKPSKSVNTPNPANETWRLNRYISNSGVCSRREADNLIAKGEISINGKVVKELGFKVRPNDEVKYKGKVLRKEKPVYVLLNKPKDFITTVSDPQGRRTVMDLVKKATTERIYPVGRLDRHTTGLLLFTNDGDMAKKLSHPSYEVQKIYRVELDKPFYEEDLEKLKEGLELEDGLAKVDNAAILSPDGYSVGVELHIGKNRIVRRLFAHLGYEVIRLDRTVYAGLTKETLGRGNWRLLNEREIIRLRFFNKRGQ encoded by the coding sequence ATGAAAAATAACGATAAAAACTTTAATAAAGACAAAAGTCAGAATTCAAAGACTCCTTTCAAACCAAAACTTAAATCTACTGAAAAAGGAAATCTGAAAAGTAACCGTTTTGCAAAAGCTAAAAGCAAGCCTAATCCTCATTTTGAGAAAAAAACACAAGATGATAAAGTAACTCTAGAAAATAAAACTTCGGCTACAAAAAGAGGCAATTCTAGGACTAAAACTGAAAATCCAAAAAAAGAATTTAATAGAGAAAAAAAATCTGAAGAAAAGTTTGAGAGAAGAGGAAGCAAAACTGTTTTTAAGAAATTAGATAAAAAATTTGAACGCCCTGTACGTGTTCCTGCAAAGGATACAAAACCTTCAAAGTCAGTTAATACTCCCAATCCAGCTAATGAAACTTGGAGATTGAATCGTTATATTTCTAATTCAGGTGTTTGTTCAAGAAGAGAAGCCGATAATCTTATTGCAAAAGGTGAAATTAGTATAAATGGAAAAGTAGTAAAAGAGTTAGGTTTTAAAGTAAGACCAAATGATGAGGTAAAATATAAAGGAAAAGTTCTTCGTAAAGAAAAGCCTGTTTATGTACTTTTGAATAAGCCTAAAGATTTTATTACAACAGTCAGCGACCCACAAGGACGTAGAACGGTAATGGATTTAGTCAAAAAAGCTACAACAGAACGTATTTATCCAGTTGGAAGATTAGATAGACATACAACAGGGCTTTTGCTTTTTACAAATGATGGAGATATGGCAAAAAAACTTTCTCACCCATCGTATGAAGTACAAAAAATATATAGAGTGGAGCTTGACAAACCATTTTATGAAGAAGATTTGGAAAAGCTAAAAGAAGGTTTGGAGCTTGAAGATGGTTTGGCAAAAGTAGATAATGCAGCAATTTTGTCACCTGATGGATATTCGGTGGGTGTAGAATTGCACATTGGAAAAAATAGAATTGTAAGACGTTTGTTTGCACATTTGGGATATGAAGTAATTAGACTTGACAGAACAGTTTATGCAGGACTGACCAAAGAAACATTAGGACGTGGAAATTGGAGACTTTTGAACGAACGTGAGATTATTCGTTTGCGTTTTTTTAATAAAAGAGGACAATAA
- a CDS encoding PcfJ domain-containing protein produces the protein MAFSKLKLKKIKEEQILQTYQSTLKKTHLKSLRKVARKHAKNISIPIYNNEKAHKLIGLMNAGSHKEEFSDIIFVIAGKGKTEKMLQEDYILEALACVAKEHTLFIRNIKDWKPKGHSAERLFASLVRHLFIKYDTPSCMTSLWFDTENKLARSWFIDVGQGQNASKLNHFPVPITKKEAHYFIKSPAKLTFIAAIRYGQAKAIGATTNFINNLIQTDLGKYLYPKEDFWREVIAFLVRNNPTATAHQLDVIVEYIWIQKFARLWGQNSKGETVQKKPIDPNFNLKGKTWDSLWKRASEWFEVVGFSRQAPQEWAHFMMENNYIKAKTGQCFVFQQLLTKQELFEEGKNMNHCVSSYVGHCKNSKSAIFSMQNVLSRGNSLVTVEVNPKTRKIVQANRRFNCSPSDFEKEIIKEWAKQNDLILPDYY, from the coding sequence ATGGCTTTTTCAAAACTCAAACTCAAAAAAATTAAAGAAGAACAAATTCTTCAAACCTATCAAAGTACACTCAAAAAAACTCACCTAAAATCATTAAGAAAAGTAGCTAGAAAACATGCAAAAAACATCAGTATTCCAATTTATAACAATGAAAAAGCTCATAAATTAATTGGTTTGATGAATGCAGGAAGTCATAAAGAAGAGTTTTCAGATATTATATTTGTCATTGCAGGAAAAGGAAAAACAGAAAAAATGTTGCAAGAAGATTATATTTTGGAAGCGTTGGCTTGTGTGGCAAAAGAACATACTTTATTCATTAGAAATATTAAAGATTGGAAACCAAAAGGACATAGTGCTGAAAGATTATTTGCCAGTTTGGTGCGTCATCTTTTCATAAAATATGATACTCCAAGTTGTATGACTTCACTTTGGTTTGATACTGAAAATAAGTTAGCTAGAAGCTGGTTTATTGATGTTGGACAAGGACAAAATGCTTCTAAATTAAATCATTTTCCTGTTCCGATTACCAAAAAAGAAGCGCATTATTTTATAAAATCTCCTGCAAAATTGACTTTCATTGCAGCCATTCGTTACGGACAAGCAAAGGCGATAGGTGCAACAACAAATTTTATAAATAATCTTATTCAGACAGATTTAGGAAAATATTTATATCCAAAAGAAGATTTTTGGAGAGAAGTAATTGCTTTTTTGGTCAGAAATAATCCTACTGCTACTGCCCATCAATTAGATGTTATAGTTGAATATATTTGGATACAAAAATTTGCTAGACTTTGGGGACAAAACAGCAAAGGAGAAACAGTTCAAAAAAAACCTATTGACCCAAATTTTAATTTAAAAGGCAAAACATGGGATTCTCTTTGGAAAAGAGCTTCTGAATGGTTTGAAGTAGTTGGTTTTTCTCGTCAAGCTCCTCAAGAATGGGCGCATTTTATGATGGAAAACAATTATATCAAAGCCAAAACAGGACAATGTTTTGTTTTTCAACAGCTTCTCACAAAACAAGAACTTTTTGAAGAGGGTAAAAACATGAATCACTGTGTAAGTTCTTATGTTGGACATTGTAAAAATAGTAAATCAGCTATTTTTTCTATGCAAAATGTTCTTTCAAGAGGAAATTCTTTGGTAACAGTAGAAGTAAACCCAAAAACACGAAAGATTGTACAAGCAAACCGTCGTTTTAATTGTTCTCCTTCAGATTTTGAAAAAGAAATTATCAAAGAATGGGCAAAACAAAATGACTTAATCTTGCCAGATTATTATTAA
- the xrtK gene encoding exosortase K, whose translation MKNKLSLLFLLIIFCVGFGFKWYFTNLDVEYSVWLLKPTTIWVEQITGLTFDFIQNEGYICSQILPITIIDKSCSGLNFWLMAFLLGAFTLHKKVSDFWRFFYLFIAVFGLAWLVTIIANTGRIVISIKILPLLTDYIEYSKSHLLLGIFIYITMLILYYLGLNFFSNWKSKIKN comes from the coding sequence ATGAAAAATAAACTATCTCTTCTTTTTCTACTCATAATTTTCTGTGTTGGTTTTGGCTTCAAATGGTATTTTACAAACCTTGATGTAGAATATTCAGTTTGGCTTTTAAAACCTACAACAATTTGGGTAGAACAAATTACAGGACTCACTTTTGATTTTATTCAAAATGAAGGCTATATCTGTTCGCAGATTTTACCGATTACAATTATTGATAAAAGCTGTTCAGGTCTTAATTTTTGGCTGATGGCTTTTCTTTTGGGTGCTTTTACTTTACATAAAAAAGTAAGTGATTTTTGGCGTTTTTTCTATCTTTTTATTGCCGTTTTTGGTTTGGCTTGGCTCGTTACAATTATTGCAAACACTGGAAGAATAGTTATTTCTATCAAGATTTTGCCTTTATTGACTGATTATATTGAATATTCTAAAAGTCATCTTTTACTTGGTATTTTTATTTATATCACAATGCTAATTCTGTATTATTTGGGATTGAATTTCTTTAGCAACTGGAAAAGCAAAATCAAGAATTAA
- a CDS encoding HPF/RaiA family ribosome-associated protein yields MKVQFNTDKTIDGDARLENFFSDLISKKLDRYDSHITRVEVHVSDENGKKEAPNDIKCVLEARFEGKQPVVVSAQEDTIEKAVSEAIDKMKAALETVLGKLQNR; encoded by the coding sequence ATGAAAGTTCAATTTAACACAGACAAAACTATTGATGGAGATGCAAGACTTGAAAATTTCTTCTCTGACTTAATCTCAAAAAAATTAGATAGATACGACTCGCATATTACAAGAGTAGAAGTTCATGTTTCTGATGAAAACGGCAAAAAAGAAGCTCCAAATGATATAAAATGTGTATTAGAAGCACGATTTGAAGGCAAACAACCAGTTGTTGTTTCAGCCCAAGAAGATACGATTGAAAAAGCTGTTTCGGAAGCTATCGACAAAATGAAAGCTGCTTTAGAAACTGTTTTGGGGAAACTACAAAATCGTTAA